Proteins encoded by one window of Pseudomonas tructae:
- the glnA gene encoding type I glutamate--ammonia ligase — MEWVRDKGIQFVDLRFTDTRGKEQHVTVPVSHFNEDKFVDGHAFDGSSIAGWKGIEASDMLLLPDPNTANIDPFFEHPTLILSCDVIDPLHGRAYERDPRSLAKRAQDYLKSTGLGDTAFFGPEPEFFVFDSIRWDVSMKGAFYEIEAQAAAWNTGKAFEHGNKGYRPTVKGGYFPVPPIDSGHDMRSRMSLVLEQLGIPVEVHHHEVASCQMEIGTKFSTLVERADWWQLQKYVIQNVAAEYGKTATFMPKPLVGDNGSGMHIHQSVWKDGRNLFAGEGYAGLSEFALFYIGGIITHARALNAITNPTTNSYKRLVPGYEAPVKLAYSSKNRSASIRIPHVASPKARRIEARFPDPMANPYLAFSAMLMAGLDGVQRKIHPGEAATKDLYHLPPEEDAEIPTVCSSLEQALECLDRDRAFLTRGGVFTDEYIDAYIELKMQEVARYRMSTHPVEFDMYYSL, encoded by the coding sequence ATGGAGTGGGTGAGGGATAAGGGAATCCAGTTCGTGGATTTACGTTTCACCGATACGCGTGGCAAGGAGCAGCACGTAACGGTACCTGTCTCGCATTTCAATGAGGACAAGTTTGTCGATGGACATGCCTTCGACGGATCGTCCATCGCCGGATGGAAGGGCATCGAAGCTTCAGACATGCTGCTGCTGCCCGATCCCAACACTGCCAACATCGACCCTTTTTTCGAACACCCCACGCTGATTTTAAGCTGTGACGTCATCGACCCTCTGCACGGACGAGCCTACGAGCGAGATCCTCGTTCGCTGGCAAAGCGAGCGCAAGACTATCTAAAGTCCACGGGACTGGGGGATACGGCATTTTTTGGGCCTGAGCCTGAATTCTTTGTGTTCGACAGTATCCGCTGGGACGTGAGCATGAAGGGCGCCTTCTACGAGATCGAGGCGCAGGCAGCGGCATGGAATACCGGTAAGGCCTTTGAGCATGGCAACAAGGGTTACCGCCCTACGGTGAAGGGGGGGTACTTCCCCGTGCCACCGATTGATTCCGGGCATGACATGCGCTCTCGGATGTCGCTGGTGCTAGAACAGTTGGGGATCCCGGTCGAAGTGCACCACCACGAGGTCGCGAGTTGCCAGATGGAAATTGGCACGAAGTTTTCGACCCTGGTCGAGCGCGCGGATTGGTGGCAATTGCAGAAGTACGTGATCCAGAATGTCGCGGCGGAGTATGGAAAGACCGCGACGTTCATGCCCAAGCCGCTAGTGGGTGATAATGGCTCAGGGATGCATATCCATCAATCGGTCTGGAAAGACGGGCGCAACCTGTTTGCCGGCGAAGGCTATGCGGGGCTTTCGGAGTTTGCACTGTTCTACATCGGCGGCATCATCACGCATGCCCGTGCGCTTAACGCTATCACCAATCCCACGACCAATAGTTACAAGCGCTTGGTGCCAGGCTACGAGGCGCCCGTGAAGCTCGCCTACAGCTCGAAGAACCGCTCGGCGTCGATTCGCATCCCGCATGTGGCGAGCCCGAAGGCGCGTCGGATCGAAGCCCGCTTCCCCGATCCGATGGCCAATCCTTACCTGGCATTTTCGGCAATGCTCATGGCTGGGCTCGATGGCGTGCAGAGAAAGATCCATCCAGGCGAGGCGGCCACCAAGGACCTCTATCACCTTCCGCCCGAAGAGGACGCGGAAATCCCGACAGTGTGCAGCAGCCTTGAACAGGCGCTCGAATGCCTGGACAGG